The Desulfonatronum lacustre DSM 10312 region CGGCAACAGGCGTTTCCATGTCCACGTAGGGTTGCAGCAGCAGGTCGACCTGGGTGCCCTTGCCGGGTCGGCTGCTCAGGCGCAGGTCGCCCCCCAGGTCGCTGATGATCTTCTTGGTCATGGCCAGCCCCAGGCCGGCTCCGGACCCGGTTTGCTTGGTGGTGAAGAAGGGGTTGAAGATCTTGTCCTGGATCTCCACCGGAATGCCGTGACCGGTATCCTCGATGCTGATCAGGACCTGGCGGCGTTCCATGGCCGTGGTCACCGTGAGCCGCCCGCCATCGGGCATGGCCTCCAGGGCGTTCTTGATCAGATTGATCAAGCACTGTTTGAGCAGTTCGGCGTCGGCCCGGATCCTGGGCACTTCCTCCCCGAGCCGGACGTCCAGGATCACGCCGCGTTCCTGACTGCCGATCCCGAGCACCTGCACGGTTTCGGCGACGACCTGATTGGCGTCCACTTCCGCCAGTTCCGATGACGTGGGGCGGGCGAAGTTGATGATGTTCTTCAAAATTTTGTCCAGGCGTTTGGACTCTTCCAGAATGATCCGCACCTTTTCCCGGCTGTTCTCGGTCAGTTCCTGAGAGCGCAGCAGGGAGTTGGCGAACCCGCCGATGGCAAACAAGGGGTTGCGGATTTCATGGGCGATGTACGTGGACAATTCACCGATGGCGGCCAGCTTTTCGGCCTGCTGCAAGCGCTTCTCCATTTCCGTGCGCAACGTGACGTCCCGACGCACTTCGATCATCCGGTGCACCCGCCCGGTTTCGTCGAACACCGGGTAGGCGGTCACCTGGTAGTAGTGGACCCGGCCCTGCTCATCCATCCAGGTTTGCAGCGTCTCCTGCTCCCGTCGATGCGCAAGGGTCGTCAACACCGGCCAGTCCCGGCGCGTCGGACCGCAGGCCACCTGGCCCGGTCCGGCGGGAACCGTGCTGCTGGATTGATGCAGCAACGCCTGCTTGTCCACGCCGTGCCGCTCGCAGACCTGTCTGTTCACGTCCAGAATGCGTCCCTGGTCGTCCAGAAAGAAAATGTCGTCCGGCAGTTCGTCGACAATGGTGTTCAGCAGGGTTCGGCTGCCGCGCAGATCGGTCTGGCATTTACCGGAAACCTCGTTCATCACCAGCAGACAACACAGAAAGACCGCGCAGGCGCGGTCCAATAAGGCCACCGAGGGCGGCAATATCCGGCGCAGGCTGCGCACGGTTTCCGAGTCACCCGATAGATTCACCACCAGATTGATGTCCGGATGGGCCGCCATCATGGCCGCCGGGTCCGTGAACCGGAGGATGCGCCGCTTCGTCAGTTCCTGCTCGTGCGCCGCCGGAACCTGACCTGTGCACGCCGCGAGGCGCATGCGGGGAAGATGCGTTTCGTGCGCCGCATGGTCCAGCAGTCCCAGGATCGCGGCAAAGATCGACGAGAGGGCCGCGTCGTCTCGCCGAACCGATCCAGCCTCCGGGCAGACCAATCCGACCAGGAAGTCTCCTTGGGCCGCTTCCAGGACGCGAACGGCTTCATTGTAACCTGCTGAAAGATGCATGGATTCCTCGTGGGGTTGACGAGCCATAACAGTCCGTTGAAAAATACCCAATTGCTGCGTCGCTGCAAAAAGTTCAAACTCTCACGTATGAATAAATACGCTTCGACCTTGAACTTTTATTGCTCCTTGCACTTGGGGTTTTTGAACGGACTGTGACGAAAGACTTTTTCAACACTCAGACAAGTTCCGTGCCAAGCGCTGGGCGCAATTCCCGAAAGTCCTCAAACCGCGAGCAACGGACCCGAATGTCAAGCCATACCCTCAATCCCATTCCGACTTCAAGCGACCCCGCGGACCCCGCCGGGCCGGGCGTCTGGTGCGTCAGCCTGGGCTGTCCCAAAAACCGCGTGGATACGGAGCGCATGCTCGGAGCGCTCGGCCCCGGGCGGGTGGTGCAGGACATCCATCAGGCCCAAATCGTGTTGATCAACACCTGCGGCTTCATCGCCCCGGCAGTAGAGGAGTCCACCCGCGTGATTCTGGAAACCGCGCAGGACATCGCCGACCTTCACCCCCGGCCCCTACTGGTGGTCGCGGGGTGCCTGGTTTCCCGGTTCGGGGCGGAACTGCGCGAAGCCATCCCGGAGGTGGACCTCTGGCTGAACGTGGCCGAGGAGGACCAATTGATTCCACGGCTGGCCGACCTGGGCCGCGCGCTCCCCCTAGCAACGCCGCCCGGCCGGGTCGTCAGCACCAAGCCGGTCTACGCCTATCTGAAAATCGGCGAAGGCTGCGACCATCGCTGCCGCTTCTGCACCATCCCGTCCATCCGCGGCCCGCTGAAAAGCGCGCCGCCGGACCTGATCGTGGCCGAGGCCCAAGCGCTTCTGGGGCAGGGCGTCCGGGAACTGATTCTGGTGGCCCAGGATCTGACGTCCTACGGCCGGGACCTGGGCTCACGAAACGCCTTGGAATCCCTGCTCGCCCGGTTGGCCGGACTGCCTGGACTGGACTGGCTGCGGCTGATGTATCTCTATCCCGCCGGCCTGACGCCGCGCCTGCTGCGTTTTCTGGCCGAACTCGGACCGCCTCTGCTGCCCTATTTCGACATCCCCTTGCAGCACGCCCACCCGGACATCCTCCGGGCCATGGGCCGCCCCTTCACCGGAGATCCGCGCTACGTGGTGGACCGGGTCCGGGAGCATTTTCCGGAAGCGGCCCTGCGCACCAGCCTGATCGTCGGCTACCCCGGCGAACGGCCCCACCATTTTCAACAGCTCTCCGATTTCGTCGCCGAAACCCGGTTTCACCATCTCGGAGTCTTCGCCTTCTGCCCGGAGCCGGGAACCAAGGCCGCGGCCCTGCCCGGCCAGGTCGGCGCCAAGACCAAGGCTCGACGCCGTGAAGGGCTGATGAAGCTGCAAGCCGACATCAGCGCCGAAATCCTCGCACAATACCAGGACCGGGAAATGGACGTGTTCGTGGAACGTCCCAGCCCTGAATGGCCGGGACTTCATGAAGGCCGGGTCTGGTTCCAGGCCCCGGAAGTGGACGGCATCACCTACGTCAGCGGCGAAACCATCCGCCCCGGCGAATTGGTCCGGGCCGAAATCACCGATACCAAGACCTATGATCTGGCGGCTTTGGTTTGATAAGGAGGCGTCAATCTCGCGCTTGTTCCCACGCCCTGGGAAAAATCATGGCGACCCTGGCGCCTTTGCCCGGTGAACTCGTGATCTCCAGATTGCCTCCGTGCAGGGCCATGATCCTCTGCGCGACAGCCAATCCCATTCCGGTCCCCACCGCCTTGGTGGTGAAGAACGGGTCGCGGACAAAGGGGGTATCCTGCTCGGAAATTCCTCGTCCTTTGTCCACAACGAGCACGACGAGGGCGTCCTCGTTTGCCCGTGCTTCGATGGTCACAATCTTGTCTTGATCGGGCGCTCCGCCATAGGACTCGAAGGCGTTTTCCAGGATCGCGTCCAGGGCCGCGGCCACTTGTCCGGAGTCGGCCTGGATTGTCCAGTCCGGGGAAAGCGAGTCGGATGCTTCGAGTATTCTTTCGGGATGCGCGGCGCACTCGCGAACACGTTGGACGGCTCCGAGCAGTACGTCTTGCACGGCAAGACGCTCGAGCGTCCCGGGGACGATGGAGACGTACTCCCGGACGGCGGCGGCCATCCGCTCCAGACGCTGGGCCGACTCCATCACGCTTCGGAGATACTCCGCGACCTTGTCCGGGTTGTCCGTGTGCTTTGCGGCGAGCCCCGCGAACCCGCCGATGGTCATGATCGGATTGCGGATTTGGTGGGCAATGGACAGGGCCAGGTTGTTCAGGCTGTCGGCCCGCTGCTGCTCCGCGAGACGCTTCTCTTCCAGAGCGGCCTTTTCCCGCTGGTGCATCAGGTGCAGCTCGGTCAGGTCCTGAACCAGGACGACCAACCTCCAGTCGTCCCCGCCGAAACGCAGGAACGAAGAGGTGATCTTCAAGAAAAACCACTGGCCGTCCGGCCTCGCGTACCAGACTTCCCGGCTCTCCCGAACCCGCGCCTCCTGAATCACGTCCAGGATCGCGTCGTTGAACTCGTTGTTCTCGGGATGGCCGATAAACAAAACGCTCCATCCCTGCTCCAGCAGCGTGTCTTTGGAGAAGCCGAGAATGGCGGCCAAAAGAGCGTTGACCTGAAAAACCCGTCCTTCCTTGCCCACGATCATCAAACCGGCGGGCATGCTTTCCAGCACGTTTTCGACAACGCTCTCCCGGATCAACTCATTCGGATCGTTGTCCGGGACGACGCTCCGCTTGCCGGATTCTTGCCAGACCTCGGAGGGAGACGTTTTCGGCTCCAATGGGGATTTTCGAGAAGGAGGGGGCATCGGGAATTTCTCCATTCGACTCGTCCAAGATCGGCAAGCCGCGGTGAAGGTCGAAGTCGACCCTATATCGCAACCTCGGCGTTTGCCAAGACAATGCTCGGGGAATGTTAGGGGAAGCGTCCTCGAGCCTTCTTTGTGGAGCAGCGCCTTCAACAAAATTGCCAGGGCCACATGACGTTTCTAAAAACGGCGCCGTGCCGCGCGGCACCGTCAGGGTCATTTTTGTTTTCTGGAAAATCAATATAATTTCAGATATTTAGGTTGCAGCATATTCAAAGGGAACCCCCAGGGTGGGCCAGCAACCATCGAAATCGCTATCGAAATCGCTATCGAAATCGCTATCGAAATCGCTATCGAAATCGCTATCGAAATCGGAAAGTTTCCAGAAATCGATTTCGATCACGATTTCGATTTCGATACCGATTCAGAGCCCCCGTAGTGCGAGAACAAATCTGTCCTGCCGGCGCCGTGTCGCCCGCTTGCCCTCCAATCCGGCACGGTGTAGACAATTCCATTTTTTGCCGTGCTCAAAATGAACTGCTGCCCGGCTTCATCCCTCTTTCCAGAACCAAATCGAATGCACCCAGAACCATCTTCCCCGTCATCTCCCTCTGTCGAAGCGGCCGAAACCGGTCAACAGGCCCAGGTCCTTGAACTTCCGTCCTGCGTGAAGCACGTCCGGGTGGGCGGGAAGGACGTGTATCTCGTGGGCACGGCCCATGTGTCCAAGCAGAGCGTTGAGGACGTCCGGACCACGGTGGAGATGGTTCATCCGGACACCATCTGCGTGGAACTGTGCCCGTCCCGGCATCGGGCTTTGATAGACCGGGACGGCTGGCGCAAGATGGACATCATGCGGGTGATCCGGGAGCGCAAGACGCCGTTTCTGCTGGCCCAACTGGTCCTTTCCTCGTTCTACCGCAAGCTGGGCGACCAACTGGGCATCCAGCCCGGAGCGGACATGGCCGAGGGCGTGCGCTTGGCCAAGGAGACCGAGGCCCATCTGGTCCTGGCGGACCGGGAGGTGGAGATCACCTTGAAACGGACTTGGCGGCATCTGGGCTTTCTGGAAAAGTTCAAGATGGTCGGGCAGTTGCTGATGGGCCTGATCTTTGCCGGCAAAATCGACGACGGCGTTGTCGAATCCCTGAAGCAGAAGGACCAGATGGAAATCCTGATGGACGCCTTTGCGGACGAATTCCCCCAGGTCAAGCGCCGGCTCATCGACGAGCGCGACCTGTTCCTGGCCCAGAAGATCCGCGAGGCCCCAGGCCAGACCGTGGTCGCCGTGGTCGGGGCCGGGCACATGGCCGGGATAGAAAACCACATCCACCAGGATACGGACCTCGGCCCCCTGACGGTCCTGCCGCCCAAGTCCAATATCGGCTCGTTCCTGAAGTGGGCCATTCCCATCGCCATCGTGGTCCTGATCGCCTGGGGATTTCTCAAGGAAGGCCAGGCCCACGCCATGGAATCGGCCATCATCTGGGTCGCCCTGAACAGCGTTCTTGCCGGGCTGGGCGCGGTGCTGGCCTGGGCCCATCCGTTGACCGTACTCACGGCCATGGTCGCCTCGCCGTTCACCAGCCTGAATCCGATGATCGCCGCCGGATTCGTGGCCGGATTCGTCCAGGCCCTGATTCGGCGGCCCACCGTGGCGGACCTGGAAGACCTGCCCCAGGCCATCACCTCCCTGAAAGGCTTCTGGACCAACCCCTTGTGCCGGATTCTGCTGGTGGTGGCCCTGGTCAACCTGGGCAGCTCCCTGGCGGCCTTCATCTCCGGCGGCTGGATCGCGGCCCGGACATTTTGAACAAAGGCCGCCACCCCGGCGGCCTTTTCGCTTTTCCGCTCCCTTTCGACCCGGCACGTATCCAGTCCGGTCCGGACAATCATCTGCCCAGCCCACCGACATCCGCCGAACCCTCGCCAGGGCAATTTTGTTCTCGAGCTATGGGCGCTCTGGATCGGTATCGAAATCGAAATCGTGATCGAAATCGATTTCCGGCAATGTTCCGATTTCGATAGCGATTTCGATAGCGATTTCGATTTCGATGAGTTATGCTCCACCCAGGGTGTTCCCCCCTTGAACGTCATCCTGTCTATCACTCTGAAATCATGAAAATTTTTCAGAGAACAAAATAGCCCTGGAGCCCTCCCTTTTAGGGGTTCAAGAAGCACTGTTTTCCTGCTACCTCATTTCTTCCATCAAACGCCTGGCCGCACCGTCGCGCGGCATCGCCCGCAACCATGTCACCGCACGGAGGTTTCATGAATATCCCCGAGGAAAAGCAAAAGGAAATGCTCTGGACCATGCTGCTGTCCCGCCGGTTTGAGGACGAACTGGCCGAGTTGTGCAAGATCGAGGGCAAAATCCCCGGAATGACGATCCTCAGCACCGGACAGGAGGCCGTGGGCTCCGGGGCTTGCGCGGCCCTGGCCCCGGAGGACGTGATCATCTCCAACCACCGCAGCCACAATCACCTTCTGGCCAAGGGGGCCGACCCCAACGCCCTGATGGCCGAGATCTACTGCAAGCGCACCGGCTGCAACAAGGGCAAGAGCGGCACGCTGCACCTGGCCGTGCCCGAGGTCAACGCGCCCTGTACCTCCACCGTGGTCGGAGCCGGGCCGCCCATTGCCGTGGGTCAGGCCTTTGCCCAACAGTACAAGGGCGAACAGCGGGTCACGGTCTGCTTTTTCGGCGACGGCGCGGCGGCAGAGGGATCAGTGCACGAGGCCATGAACCTGGCCGCGCTGTGGCGGCTGCCCGTGATCTTCATCTGCGAGAACAACGTCTACGCCGGGGCCCAGCGCTATGAAGAGCACGCCCCGAACCCGAGCATGGCCGACCGGGCCACGGCCTACGCCATGCCCGGCGAGGCGGTGGACGGCAACGACGCCCTGGCCGTGTATCAGGCCGTGCGGGACGCCAGGGAGCGTGCATTGGCCGGAGAAGGGCCGAGCCTCATCGAGTGCAAGACCTACCGCTGCCGGGGGCACGGAGAAGCCGATCCCCAGCATTATCAGCCCAAGGAAGAGATTTGCGCCTGGCAGGAAAAATGCCCCATCCCCCGCCTGCGGGATGACCTCCTGAGCCAGGGACTGATCACCCCGGAAGAGGTGCGGGACATGGAGGCCCGGGCCGAGGCCGTGGTGAAGGAGGCGGTGCGTTTTGCGGAAGACAGCCCGTTTCCCAACCCTGAAGAGGCGCTGGAGGATGTTCTGGTGGCGTGACCGATTGGAAAAGCCGGAATAGCCGCTCAGCACAATTTCATGAGAAAGCATGTGTTGGTCCGGCATGTCTCGATTTTTGGGAATCGCTTGTTTGACTGAGCTACGAGGCTGGCGAAGGAGTTGCGAGGCCCAAAAATCGAGACATGCGGGACCGCTGGTGAAGCACTGCGAGCCATAAGCAAAGGAAGGATATCATGCAGAAACTCGGAATGGGACAAGCCATAAATCAGGCCCTGCGGGAGGAAATGCGCCGCGACCCCAACGTGTTCATCGCCGGAGAAGGCGTGGGCGTGAGCATTCACTTGAACCCCATGTTTCCCACCCACGGCCTGCTGGAAGAGTTCGGGCCGAAGCGGGTCAAGGACACTCCGGTTTCCGAAGCGGCCATCGCCGGGTTGGCCGTGGGAGCGGCCGAGGCCGGGCTGCGGCCGGTGGTGGAAATCATGTTCAACCCCTTCTTCACCCTGGCCTCGGACATGATCGTCAACCACGCGGCCAAGCTGCGTTACCTGTCCGGCGGCAAATCTACGTTTCCCCTGGTGGTGCGTATGAAATCCGGCGCGGGAATCGGCGCCGGATGTCAGCATTCGCATAACCTGGAGGCCTGGGTGGCCCATTGCCCCGGCCTGAAGGTGGTCATGCCGGCCACGGCGGCGGACGCCAAGGGACTGCTCAAATCAGCCATCCGGGACGACAATCCGGTGATCTTCATCGAGCATATGGGCCTGTACTTCGCGCCCATGCCCGTGCCCGAAGGGGAATATCTCACTCCCATCGGCAAGGCCGAGGTCAAGCGACCGGGCACGGACGTGACCGTGGTCACCTGGTCCGGCATGCTCGGCGTGGCCATGGCCGCGGCGGAAAAGCTGGCCCAGGAAGGCGTGGAGGTGGAAATCGTGGATCTGCGCACCCTGGTCCCCCTGGACAAGGAGGCCATCCTCGCTTCCGTGGCCAAGACCGGCCGACTGGTGGTCCTGCACGAAGCCACCCGCACCGGAGGCTTCGGCGGAGAAGTCGCTGCCGTGGTCATGGAGGAAGGCTTCAACCTGCTCAAGGCCCCGCTGCGCCGGGTCACCGGCCCGGACATCCCCGTCCCGGCCAGCCCTCCGCTGGAACGGTTCTACATCCCAGGCGACGACCAGCTGATCGCGGCGATCAAGGAGATTCTGTGAGATTTTGTAACCACATCCTCGCCCGCCCCCTGAACCGCAACGCACAGGAGGAACCATGCGCATCAACCGACGGACCTTTTTGCACTACTCGACCCTGGTGGCCTCGTCCCTGGCCCTGAGCGGCCTGCCCCTCTACGCCTACAACCCCCAGTCCGGGGCCGGGCCACGGGACGGGGTGCGCCGCAGTTATTGCGGCCTGTGTCACCCGCGCTGCGGCACCCTGCTGCACATGAAGGACGGCAAGGTCTTCGAGGTCAGCGGGGACCCGGACCATCCGGTGACCCGTGGCCTGATCTGCGAGCGGGGGTTGCTCATGCCGGAGCATATCCATCACCCGGACCGGATAATTATCCGCTGAAGCGGGTCGGGGCCCGGGGCGAGGGGAAATGGGAGCGGATTTCCTGGGATCAGGCCCTGGACGAGGTGGCCGCCAGGCTGAGTCGGCTGCGTGACGCCCACGGGCCGGAAACCCTGGGCTTCACCCACGGCACCAGCCGGACCCATCACTGGGACTGCCGCCGGTTCTACAACCTGTTCGGCTCGCCCAACGTCTGCGGGGCGAACAACATCTGCATGTGCCCGTCCTACGCCACGGAGTTCGCCACCTACGGCGGCATGGCCCGGGGCAATGCCCGGCAGGCCAAGTGCCTGGTGGTCTGGGGCAAGGCCTCGGCCAACTCCTCGCCCATCCAGGCCTGGCCGGCCACCCAGCAGGCCAGGCGCAACGGGGCGACGATCATTGTGGTGGATCCCCGGGAGATCGAGGAAGTGGCCCTGGCGGACATGTGGCTGCAGATCCGGCCGGGCACGGACCTGGCCCTGATGCTGGGCTGGATCCGGCTGATCATTGAAGAAGAGCTGTACGACGCGGACTTCGTAGCCCAGTGGACCGTGGGCTTCGACGAACTGCGGGAGGCGGTGCGGGAGTACACCCCGGAGAAGGTCAGCGGGATCACCTGGCTGCCCGTGGAGCAGATCACCGCAGCGGCCCGGATCTACGCCACCTCCAAGCCGGCCCAGCTGCCCTATGCCTACGGCCTGGACAAGCAGGGCATCAATTCCACCCAGTGCGCCCGGGCCCGGGCCATCCTGCGGTCCATTACCGGCAACCTGGAGATCCCGGGCGGGGAAACCTTCGGCCAGACCCCGGAGGTGGCCCGGGTGCGCGGGGAATTCGACCTGGTGGCCGCCGAGGCCATCGGCCCGGAGCAGCGGGCCAAGCAGCTCGGAGCGGACACGTACCCCTTTTTCGGCTTCCCCGGCTGGGAGCGCAACCTGGCCAACAACCGGAAGCTGCCCAAGGGCCAGGTCAACCCGCCGTCCATGTACCGGACCTGCGTGGCCCACATTCGGGACGTGTTCCAGGCGGCGATCACCAAAAAGCCTTACCCGATCACGGCCATGTTCTCCGTGGCCAGCAATCCGATGCTCTCCTTCCCGGACCCGAAAATGGTCTTCAACGCCCTGACCGCCCTGGAGCTGTACGTGGTCATGGAATACTACATGACCCCCTCCGCGGCCCTGGCGGACTATGTTTTCCCCTCGGCCACCACGGTGGAGCAGCCCGAACTGTGGGTCACCGGCGGGTTCTGCATGGCCTGTCCTCCGGGCATCGAGCCGCTCTACGAACGCCGGGACACCTATCAGTTCTACCGCGGCCTGGGTCTGCGCCTGGGCCAGGAAAACGACTGGCCGTGGGAGAACCTGGAGCAGGCCTGCGACTTTCGTCTGGAGCCCACGGGGCTGACCTTCCGGGAGCTGACCGAGCAGTATGGTTTTTTCGGCACGCCCGAATTCAAGCGCTACGAAACTTCAGGCTTCGGCACCCCGTCGGGCAAGGTGGAGCTGTATTCCAGCATCTTCGAGGAGTTGGGTTGCGAGCCACTGCCCACGTACAAGGAGCCCCTCTGGAGTCCGGCCGGGAATTCGGATCTGGCCCGGGAGTTTCCGCTGATCCTGATCACCGGCAGCCGGTTCATGCCCATGTACCATTCCGAGCAGCGTCAGATCGCATCGGCCCGGAAGGTGAATCCGGATCCACTGGTCCTGCTGCACCCGGAAACAGCCCGGGAACTGGGCCTGGAGAACGATCAGTGGGTGCTCGTGACCTCGCCCAAGGGCAAAATCCGGATGCGCCTGCGCACCTCCACCCGCATTCATCCGCGAATGGCCGACGCGCAGCACGGCTGGTGGTTCCCGGAACGCAGGCAGGAGCTTCCGGAACTCTTCGGGGTCTACGAGTCCAACGCCAACATGCTCTGCCCGCTGGAACCGGAACATTGCAGCCCGGAAATCGGCTCCTGGCCGCATTCGGCGTTGTTGTGTCGGGTTGAGGCCGCGTAATACCAATTCTACTTCGGCAATGCGTTTTTCGCTTGAGAAAATGCAGTTATCGGGGTCGGTATCGGGATAGATACTGTTTGTTCGCCAATAATCCTAATTCGACCCCGATGCCGATGCCGAAAGAGAAGCTTTGAATGAGAGTATCTACTCAGCTCATTTTGCGTCCGTTCATGCTCCGGCAATCGGGGTCGGGGTCGGCGCTTCGCTATCGGAGTCGGAATCGAAACAGGAAGAAATCAGAACACATCCCAGCGTTTTCGATCCCGATCCCGATTCCGACTCCGACCTCGGAACCGGTATTACTCTATGCTGAATAGTTACGAATTAGAAATGGTATAACGGGTCAATCCGTCCCAACGCCTAAACGCCTGAACCGCCCGGAACCATAGGTTGCGGGCGGTTCAGGCGTTTTTGGCCGACAATCAAACATACCCGGCGCTGAGCAGCAGGCTCGCGCCCAGGATGATTATCAAGGCCGCGCCCAGGCAGGCCAGGGTGCGGTGCAGGATGGCGAAGAGGCGTTTAGAGCGACGGCTGACGCCCAGCACGGCGTTGGTGGAGCCGACGGTGATCAGTCCCAAGGCCGAGGCGGTCAGGCCCATGCCCAGGGCCAGGGGGATCATGGCCGCCAAACCGGCCCAGAAGACGTTCAGACTGAGGGTGAAGAGCAGGATCAGGGCCGCGCCGGGGCAGGGCATCAGGCCGGTGGCCAGGGACAGGGTGATGATGTCCCTGGGGCTGGAACGCGGGCACTCATCGGCCTCTTCACCGGATTTCCCCTTTGCCGCCCGCCACCAGTCGAGCAAGGTCTTGCCCAGGAGGAAGAAGCCGATGAGTACGATCAGCGCGTAGCTGATGGACTCCAGCCTTCCTTCCACGGAGTGGAACGCGGCGATGTTCGCCCGCCCCAGAGCCCAGGAAAGCCCGACAATGATCACCACCGCGGAGAGGATGTGGGTGGCGGTGATCAGGTTGCCGAAAAGCAGGGCCTGCCGCCAGGTTCCCCGTCGGGAGACGAAATAGGAGCAGACGATGGATTTGCCGTGCCCCGGCCCCAGAGCGTGCACCACCCCGTACAGAAACGAGAGCAGCATCAGCTGCCAAGTGGCTGCCCCAAAAGGCCGTTCCTGGATCTGGCGGGCGTAGCTGGTCATCCGCTGGCGCAGCTCGCGTTGCAGGGCGATCATCTCGGCGAAAAAC contains the following coding sequences:
- a CDS encoding two-component system sensor histidine kinase NtrB, which produces MHLSAGYNEAVRVLEAAQGDFLVGLVCPEAGSVRRDDAALSSIFAAILGLLDHAAHETHLPRMRLAACTGQVPAAHEQELTKRRILRFTDPAAMMAAHPDINLVVNLSGDSETVRSLRRILPPSVALLDRACAVFLCCLLVMNEVSGKCQTDLRGSRTLLNTIVDELPDDIFFLDDQGRILDVNRQVCERHGVDKQALLHQSSSTVPAGPGQVACGPTRRDWPVLTTLAHRREQETLQTWMDEQGRVHYYQVTAYPVFDETGRVHRMIEVRRDVTLRTEMEKRLQQAEKLAAIGELSTYIAHEIRNPLFAIGGFANSLLRSQELTENSREKVRIILEESKRLDKILKNIINFARPTSSELAEVDANQVVAETVQVLGIGSQERGVILDVRLGEEVPRIRADAELLKQCLINLIKNALEAMPDGGRLTVTTAMERRQVLISIEDTGHGIPVEIQDKIFNPFFTTKQTGSGAGLGLAMTKKIISDLGGDLRLSSRPGKGTQVDLLLQPYVDMETPVAGHFDQEPRQETWNR
- the rimO gene encoding 30S ribosomal protein S12 methylthiotransferase RimO — translated: MSSHTLNPIPTSSDPADPAGPGVWCVSLGCPKNRVDTERMLGALGPGRVVQDIHQAQIVLINTCGFIAPAVEESTRVILETAQDIADLHPRPLLVVAGCLVSRFGAELREAIPEVDLWLNVAEEDQLIPRLADLGRALPLATPPGRVVSTKPVYAYLKIGEGCDHRCRFCTIPSIRGPLKSAPPDLIVAEAQALLGQGVRELILVAQDLTSYGRDLGSRNALESLLARLAGLPGLDWLRLMYLYPAGLTPRLLRFLAELGPPLLPYFDIPLQHAHPDILRAMGRPFTGDPRYVVDRVREHFPEAALRTSLIVGYPGERPHHFQQLSDFVAETRFHHLGVFAFCPEPGTKAAALPGQVGAKTKARRREGLMKLQADISAEILAQYQDREMDVFVERPSPEWPGLHEGRVWFQAPEVDGITYVSGETIRPGELVRAEITDTKTYDLAALV
- a CDS encoding two-component system sensor histidine kinase NtrB, which encodes MPPPSRKSPLEPKTSPSEVWQESGKRSVVPDNDPNELIRESVVENVLESMPAGLMIVGKEGRVFQVNALLAAILGFSKDTLLEQGWSVLFIGHPENNEFNDAILDVIQEARVRESREVWYARPDGQWFFLKITSSFLRFGGDDWRLVVLVQDLTELHLMHQREKAALEEKRLAEQQRADSLNNLALSIAHQIRNPIMTIGGFAGLAAKHTDNPDKVAEYLRSVMESAQRLERMAAAVREYVSIVPGTLERLAVQDVLLGAVQRVRECAAHPERILEASDSLSPDWTIQADSGQVAAALDAILENAFESYGGAPDQDKIVTIEARANEDALVVLVVDKGRGISEQDTPFVRDPFFTTKAVGTGMGLAVAQRIMALHGGNLEITSSPGKGARVAMIFPRAWEQARD
- a CDS encoding TraB/GumN family protein, with protein sequence MHPEPSSPSSPSVEAAETGQQAQVLELPSCVKHVRVGGKDVYLVGTAHVSKQSVEDVRTTVEMVHPDTICVELCPSRHRALIDRDGWRKMDIMRVIRERKTPFLLAQLVLSSFYRKLGDQLGIQPGADMAEGVRLAKETEAHLVLADREVEITLKRTWRHLGFLEKFKMVGQLLMGLIFAGKIDDGVVESLKQKDQMEILMDAFADEFPQVKRRLIDERDLFLAQKIREAPGQTVVAVVGAGHMAGIENHIHQDTDLGPLTVLPPKSNIGSFLKWAIPIAIVVLIAWGFLKEGQAHAMESAIIWVALNSVLAGLGAVLAWAHPLTVLTAMVASPFTSLNPMIAAGFVAGFVQALIRRPTVADLEDLPQAITSLKGFWTNPLCRILLVVALVNLGSSLAAFISGGWIAARTF
- a CDS encoding thiamine pyrophosphate-dependent dehydrogenase E1 component subunit alpha, with the protein product MNIPEEKQKEMLWTMLLSRRFEDELAELCKIEGKIPGMTILSTGQEAVGSGACAALAPEDVIISNHRSHNHLLAKGADPNALMAEIYCKRTGCNKGKSGTLHLAVPEVNAPCTSTVVGAGPPIAVGQAFAQQYKGEQRVTVCFFGDGAAAEGSVHEAMNLAALWRLPVIFICENNVYAGAQRYEEHAPNPSMADRATAYAMPGEAVDGNDALAVYQAVRDARERALAGEGPSLIECKTYRCRGHGEADPQHYQPKEEICAWQEKCPIPRLRDDLLSQGLITPEEVRDMEARAEAVVKEAVRFAEDSPFPNPEEALEDVLVA
- a CDS encoding alpha-ketoacid dehydrogenase subunit beta, with the protein product MQKLGMGQAINQALREEMRRDPNVFIAGEGVGVSIHLNPMFPTHGLLEEFGPKRVKDTPVSEAAIAGLAVGAAEAGLRPVVEIMFNPFFTLASDMIVNHAAKLRYLSGGKSTFPLVVRMKSGAGIGAGCQHSHNLEAWVAHCPGLKVVMPATAADAKGLLKSAIRDDNPVIFIEHMGLYFAPMPVPEGEYLTPIGKAEVKRPGTDVTVVTWSGMLGVAMAAAEKLAQEGVEVEIVDLRTLVPLDKEAILASVAKTGRLVVLHEATRTGGFGGEVAAVVMEEGFNLLKAPLRRVTGPDIPVPASPPLERFYIPGDDQLIAAIKEIL
- a CDS encoding molybdopterin-containing oxidoreductase family protein → MSWDQALDEVAARLSRLRDAHGPETLGFTHGTSRTHHWDCRRFYNLFGSPNVCGANNICMCPSYATEFATYGGMARGNARQAKCLVVWGKASANSSPIQAWPATQQARRNGATIIVVDPREIEEVALADMWLQIRPGTDLALMLGWIRLIIEEELYDADFVAQWTVGFDELREAVREYTPEKVSGITWLPVEQITAAARIYATSKPAQLPYAYGLDKQGINSTQCARARAILRSITGNLEIPGGETFGQTPEVARVRGEFDLVAAEAIGPEQRAKQLGADTYPFFGFPGWERNLANNRKLPKGQVNPPSMYRTCVAHIRDVFQAAITKKPYPITAMFSVASNPMLSFPDPKMVFNALTALELYVVMEYYMTPSAALADYVFPSATTVEQPELWVTGGFCMACPPGIEPLYERRDTYQFYRGLGLRLGQENDWPWENLEQACDFRLEPTGLTFRELTEQYGFFGTPEFKRYETSGFGTPSGKVELYSSIFEELGCEPLPTYKEPLWSPAGNSDLAREFPLILITGSRFMPMYHSEQRQIASARKVNPDPLVLLHPETARELGLENDQWVLVTSPKGKIRMRLRTSTRIHPRMADAQHGWWFPERRQELPELFGVYESNANMLCPLEPEHCSPEIGSWPHSALLCRVEAA